Proteins co-encoded in one Lineus longissimus chromosome 11, tnLinLong1.2, whole genome shotgun sequence genomic window:
- the LOC135496081 gene encoding uncharacterized protein LOC135496081, whose amino-acid sequence MSNFSRKSIADSGIKRSDNVPVTSFGTPDVKQSTSIIDKMDTCLDSTNQMDFYESDLMIAQYTQKLRAEDLKIVTSIPKVSFDDEKGTLDTPEVSLNLSDFIDTPELNKFTTGEGLFPQVDLLTSSQEDKSNLATTKSNTVTTSHNSARLVPVKQEPIDVVDIELGDNSRLMSHQTEIETIDIASYMMQPQSRDGKKLSKVVVKQEVPEMGTYVTIPESTSSSVSEDCRSIGSIEYDYIDNVPTPVHDVFADDYASDNYQGKSPPPSKGIRKHDLTKGSEEYKQKRERNNVAVRKSREKARERQRQTEQKVKTLSSENKQLSKKLELVTKELTVLRGLFSNANLRGLISPQHKKLLDKLNQ is encoded by the coding sequence ATGTCAAATTTCTCCAGGAAAAGCATTGCTGACAGCGGTATAAAACGATCCGACAACGTACCGGTGACATCATTCGGTACTCCTGACGTTAAACAGAGCACATCGATAATTGATAAGATGGACACCTGTTTGGACTCGACAAACCAAATGGACTTTTACGAAAGTGATCTGATGATTGCGCAATACACCCAAAAGTTGCGTGCGGAGGACTTGAAAATCGTAACTTCAATCCCAAAAGTCTCATTCGACGACGAAAAAGGCACACTGGATACTCCTGAGGTATCGTTGAACTTGTCTGATTTTATTGACACTCCTGAGTTGAATAAGTTTACTACTGGGGAAGGCCTTTTCCCACAAGTGGACCTGCTAACTTCCAGTCAAGAAGACAAATCCAACCTGGCCACCACGAAGAGTAACACTGTCACAACATCTCATAACTCGGCGAGGTTGGTCCCTGTCAAACAGGAGCCTATTGATGTTGTTGATATAGAACTGGGAGATAACAGTCGCCTTATGTCACATCAGACAGAGATTGAAACCATTGACATTGCAAGTTATATGATGCAGCCGCAGTCACGTGATGGTAAGAAATTGTCGAAAGTTGTAGTAAAACAGGAGGTACCCGAAATGGGAACGTATGTTACGATTCCGGAGTCCACATCGTCTTCAGTATCGGAGGATTGCAGATCTATTGGCAGTATTGAGTATGATTACATTGATAACGTACCAACACCAGTTCATGACGTGTTCGCTGATGATTACGCTAGTGACAATTACCAAGGAAAGTCACCACCACCGAGCAAGGGTATACGCAAACATGATTTGACCAAAGGATCGGAGGAGTATAAACAGAAACGAGAAAGGAATAATGTGGCGGTGAGAAAGAGTCGAGAAAAGGCAAGGGAACGCCAACGCCAAACGGAGCAAAAGGTTAAAACTCTTTCATCTGAAAACAAACAATTGTCGAAGAAATTGGAACTTGTTACCAAAGAATTGACAGTTCTACGAGGATTATTTTCCAATGCCAATCTACGAGGATTAATTTCACCCCAGCATAAAAAGCTGTTGGATAAACTGAATCAATGA
- the LOC135495299 gene encoding DNA repair-scaffolding protein-like produces the protein MSKKLFVDSGRKRRLSYNDDEFVTLNQYESSEKKKVRPTVKKRYSIQHQADWNRCMEGFSDFTPKDVVKKRCLQKTDHRNSDRKIVKCPLPAASSVARQESYRSGVPKLQPSRNDPNSSLEICDWSSGSDEEASARISPASKHQPSPHPVSSTELLKGALDESAKKTKELEEDEILTYNSGEEDVSVSVEDDKNRKTDQGTESHSPDVSITYSDPSQIINKCDDAGNAANGIKGSDWLKKLTEITPEKCSTEDAPTDHEDSTKKKRKKYVKFGFVEHLQRLHTREKSAFTFWSHKKQAAQQDISSKTLSLHILSCQTAYSLVSTTALEIRDSQDQMESSCPIQVLFSKSRAQQLQLEAGCEVKIQPPWQTLDLCNSGRVILCTNFCSISSRKDVPVTRVESPSVKRILLYSWTCHCQQEPMIDPVSCPGEVVRTKRTNSGIDHQGDNNPKSSTDALIPFNRGLQCVNATQLPKVNRSILDSIEVQGGGTMYASVAFTAVVQRTVCRRQFISDDGNSNLLTQKGKLQKTEFRWSLLLQDVFGAICEVSIPDGSQHPWADVIKNGEGALFTFHNLLIHQRTNREKMPSLFSMIDSLWMTDKFQLHITSQEDSTQESSAPATPPSFCYVLTAIQATAQVQSSQHSMFTEPKVTSLADVKQLQKSKRITFEAKVIYLQNGKTGGDTFNLYVTDPTISQQSVSSSYVRIQVQPTCGFHLISDKNIFMQKSLVLVFKDIWLHNGNYLADAYSRMSCANDLKWSQLAIQVPKPAGIFNFGMLVSLQGKIQEVDEESAYSWPVCNICGNEKLTYQSKTLGMLYCGECCGPVHSPVNRLRLDIFLETPDIAPDLYKIKIQLLQSSIEMLLPEEADEEGYDIQCVLDKEIGPINCITTSVLRNKLLKKKVIHLTEIELWS, from the exons ATGTCGAAAAAACTGTTTGTCGAttcaggaagaaaaagaaga CTTTCCTACAATGATGATGAGTTTGTCACCCTCAATCAATATGAATCTTCAGAGAAGAAGAAAGTGAGGCCCACAGTTAAAAAGCGATATTCCATCCAACATCAAGCGGACTGgaacag ATGCATGGAAGGCTTTTCTGACTTTACGCCAAAAGATGTTGTGAAGAAAAGATGCCTGCAGAAGACTGATCATAGAAATTCTGACAGGAAAATTGTTAAGTGTCCTCTTCCTGCTGCTTCTTCTGTCGCACGACAGGAAAGTTATAGATCAG GAGTACCAAAACTGCAGCCTTCTCGCAATGATCCGAATTCAAGTCTTGAAATTTGTGATTGGAGCTCCGGTAGTGATGAAGAAGCCAGTGCCAGGATCTCTCCTGCTTCCAAACATCAACCTTCACCTCACCCTGTTTCTTCAACTGAACTACTAAAAGGTGCTTTAGATGAAAGTGCTAAAAAAACTAAGGAGCTG GAAGAAGACGAGATCTTGACTTATAATTCAGGTGAGGAAGACGTCAGTGTATCTGTTGAAGACGATAAGAATCGAAAGACTGATCAG GGCACTGAATCTCATAGTCCCGATGTATCCATCACCTATTCTGATCCCTCACAAATCATTAATAAATGTGATGACGCAGGGAATGCTGCGAATGGTATAAAGGGCAGCGATTGGCTGAAGAAGTTAACAGAAATAACACCAGAGAAATGTTCGACAGAAGATGCACCAACAGACCATGAAGATTCTacaaagaaaaagagaaaaaaatatgtgaA atttggtTTTGTTGAACACCTGCAGCGTCTACACACAAGAGAGAAGTCTGCCTTCACATTTTGGTCTCACAAGAAACAAGCTGCTCAACAAG ACATAAGCTCTAAGACGTTAAGCCTCCACATCCTAAGCTGTCAGACTGCATATTCATTAGTATCGACGACTGCACTTGAAATCCGTGACAGTCAAGATCAAATGGAGTCGAGCTGTCCAATCCAAGTGCTTTTTAGCAAGTCGCGAGCACAGCAGTTACAACTGGAGGCTGGCTGTGAGGTCAAGATTCAACCACCCTG GCAAACCTTGGATCTTTGCAACAGTGGAAGAGTCATACTCTGCACCAACTTCTGTTCTATCTCGTCCCGTAAAGATGTACCTGTGACGAGAGTTGAATCTCCGTCCGTAAAGAGAATACTGTTGTACAGCTGGACCTGCCATTGCCAGCAAG AGCCCATGATAGATCCTGTAAGCTGCCCTGGTGAAGTGGTTCGTACGAAGAGGACTAATTCGGGGATCGATCATCAG GGAGACAACAATCCAAAATCATCAACTGATGCTCTGATTCCATTTAACCGTGGCCTTCAGTGTGTTAATGCTACCCAGCTTCCAAAAGTCAACAGATCAATTTTGGACAGTATTGAGGTTCAAGGGGGTGGCACGATGTATGCTAGTGTGGCATTTACGGCTGTAGTCCAGAGAACTGTGTGCAGACGTCAATTCATTAGCGATGATGG GAACAGTAACCTTTTGACGCAAAAAGGAAAGTTGCAGAAAACCGAATTTAGGTGGTCTCTTCTTCTTCAAGATGTCTTCGGTGCGATTTGTGAAGTTTCTATCCCAGATGGCAGCCAGCATCCATGGGCAGACGTCATCAAGAATGGGGAGGGCGCTTTGTTTACATTTCACAATCTCTTGATACATCAAAGGACAAATCGAGAAAA AATGCCTTCCCTCTTCAGCATGATAGACTCTCTGTGGATGACAGACAAATTCCAGCTTCATATCACTAGCCAGGAGGATTCCACTCAG GAAAGTTCTGCCCCTGCCACGCCTCCGAGCTTCTGCTATGTTCTGACAGCCATTCAGGCCACAGCCCAAGTCCAGAGTTCACAACACAGTATGTTCACAGAGCCAAAGGTTACATCACTTGCTGATGTGAAGCAATTGCAGAAATCTAAACGTATCACATTTGAAGCTAAAGTAATTTATCTACAGAATGGG AAAACAGGTGGCGATACTTTCAATTTATACGTCACAGATCCAACAATCAGTCAACAGTCCGTCTCCTCGTCTTATGTTCGTATACAAGTTCAGCCAACATGTGGATTCCATCTcatctctgataaaaatatttttatgcagAAATCACTGGTGCTCGTCTTCAAAGACATCTGGTTACATAATG GAAACTACCTGGCGGATGCATATTCAAGAATGTCTTGTGCAAATGATTTGAAATGGTCTCAACTTGCAATCCAGGTGCCAAAACCTGCAGGGATCTTCAATTTTGGGATGCTGGTATCGCTTCAGG GTAAGATCCAAGAGGTCGATGAAGAGTCGGCATATAGTTGGCCTGTCTGTAATATTTGTGGGAATGAAAAACTTACATATCAATCAAAAACGCT AGGCATGCTCTACTGTGGAGAATGCTGTGGCCCTGTACATTCTCCTGTTAACAGATTAAGACTGGACATATTTCTGGAAACACCTGATATTGCACCCGATCTCTATAAGATAAAAATACAG TTGCTACAGTCTTCAATCGAAATGTTGCTGCCAGAAGAGGCTGATGAAGAA GGCTACGATATCCAGTGTGTTCTTGATAAAGAAATTGGACCTATCAACTGCATTACAACTTCGGTGCTTAGGAATAAACTCTTGAAGAAAAAAGTCATTCACTTGACCGAGATTGAACTGTGGTCATGA
- the LOC135495536 gene encoding uncharacterized protein LOC135495536, which yields MEHSVIASCKNIFNSIAADVERKYLLKDEHFFKGELFMALQPKILNENDQWTVKMDYNHPHLKTGKVDLAVLDHRKRSLLLMEVIRQAEGTEPKSLVHKLIRLATLVAWNWKVDAIGTLVIVGDSRQMAEVYIPDNTILYRKRNLVNLDKLHVTKQGTNNFEKYMKDLSNELCLDSPKNDIIPANITVECLRQFSTLKAVKDEEKFAITVWRVRASNQKTFLTEVEKEPVDNSIAMMQQTYKLFNRKWESKPFRLSNKDKVYFYDELCIGKSDEDN from the coding sequence ATGGAGCACAGTGTGATTGCTTCATGTAAAAACATCTTCAACAGTATCGCAGCAGACGTGGAACGGAAATACCTGCTGAAAGATGAACACTTCTTCAAAGGGGAACTATTCATGGCACTCCAACCAAAGATTCTCAATGAAAACGACCAATGGACTGTCAAGATGGACTACAATCACCCTCACCTCAAGACGGGGAAGGTGGACTTAGCTGTTTTAGATCATCGGAAACGTAGCCTGCTGTTGATGGAAGTAATCCGCCAAGCAGAGGGGACAGAACCAAAATCATTGGTGCATAAACTGATCCGATTGGCAACCCTCGTTGCTTGGAATTGGAAAGTGGATGCCATCGGTACGTTAGTCATAGTTGGGGACTCGAGGCAAATGGCAGAAGTTTATATCCCGGATAATACAATACTATATCGTAAACGTAACCTTGTGAATTTAGATAAATTACATGTGACGAAACAAGGGACAAACAACTTTGAGAAATATATGAAAGATTTGTCGAACGAATTGTGTCTCGATTCCCCGAAGAATGATATCATCCCAGCAAACATAACCGTTGAGTGTCTGCGGCAGTTTTCCACACTAAAAGCAGTAAAAGACGAGGAGAAGTTTGCAATAACTGTCTGGCGTGTTCGGGCAAGCAATCAGAAGACATTTCTAACCGAGGTTGAGAAAGAACCTGTTGATAATTCCATAGCCATGATGCAGCAAACCTACAAACTCTTCAACAGAAAATGGGAGTCTAAACCTTTTCGGTTATCAAACAAGGATAAAGTTTATTTCTATGACGAGTTGTGCATTGGGAAATCAGATGAGGACAACTGA